One window of the Pseudofrankia sp. DC12 genome contains the following:
- a CDS encoding NB-ARC domain-containing protein, with protein MAFERVASERCAAVFSAGRAVGPLNCRFATIASSHGRPLNLVLARQARPGPLSAVLDTRMLLEKFRPRFAGMSGICAGDRRRVRLGDLVVAECAYHFEEGKTGRDSDGQLFHLPEGITYGPSESVLRLVQGYEGWRASVREVARRLLGVDELPRRVGAIMASGMAVRTDDPFTELQRQHRSAWALDMEAAAFYLALRGFPGTDGLVVKGVADHADQTKGDSYHEFAAQASASYLLSFIQDCVPRESPRGPTQSDAECSARRDWENAPDVPVFFGRARELAQLDQWLTADRCRIVSITGLRGIGKTRLSVRLGRGGIGKTDLSLQVAHGIEDQFDFVVWRRLLNAPKATDLVADLITFLSGQREAILPDSLDERLSRLLHYLRSARCLVILDNVESILQSGEDAGTYLPGYADYGEFFAQLADVPHESSFLLTSREKVPEIARRESRTGPVRSLELKGLGTADSRRVFASVGTFSGTREDWRQIALLYSGNPLALEMAARHVREVFYGSITAFLRDGTPVFADLQDLLDWHFGRLSDRHLEVMDWLAVNREATSLGALREDILGASGKAAVSSTLDSLQKLVPLERGPRGFTLQPVLIEYVTRRFIERAAADFGTGSRGLLNSHALLKTSVAEYVREAQEALVLEPLAVRLLEAHGGLTGLEEMIKKTLSQLRDGLGPQAGYAAGNLINLLRHLGVDLTGYDFSRLPIWHAYLPGARLRSVDFSAAHFVEPAFSDAFGIVFAVGFSPRGDLLAAGTSYGNAQLWNPADGALIASFGSHTDQVRAVSFSPDGSLLATGSEDQTVRLWETATGTCCGILTGHEGRVWSLAFSSDGRLLATVSDDRTARLWDVRAGTCALVLRGHSDWVRSVRFTPDGATLVTGGEDGTVRLWDTATGVCRNVLRGHDGRVKSVAVSPNGQVILTGAQDGTVRSWDAGTGRCVAVLSGHGAQVQSVAISPNGRVAASGGVDQVVRIWDLDSGRCVHALRRHTGSVYAVAFSPDGAVLVSGGQDQTIRFWDTRTGHCVRTLHSETRSVYAVGFSPDGALVASGNRDSSVRIWDASSGQPTGALHGHGDWVRSVAFSPDGQTIASGSEDLTVRLWDVSAQRCVLVLRGHTDLLRSVAFSPDGLLLASASEDQTVRLWNARAGHCHQVLQGHSGRVWAVAFAPAGGLLVSASDDRTVRVWDLATFTCLRVLTGHDDWVRAVAISPDGRTIASGSQDQTVRLWDTSSGECRQVLRGHADWVRAVAFSSDGQTVASGGQDQVVRLWDTVAGRSRAVLRGHTDGVFALSFSPRHAALASGGNDGTVRIWDPTTAECRAVLRGEGPYEHMDITGATGLTAAQRKILKVLGAVDV; from the coding sequence GTGGCATTCGAACGTGTCGCCTCGGAGCGATGCGCCGCGGTCTTCAGCGCGGGCCGGGCAGTGGGTCCGCTCAACTGCAGGTTCGCGACCATCGCCAGTAGTCATGGCCGGCCGTTGAACCTGGTTCTCGCCCGGCAGGCCCGTCCAGGCCCGCTGTCCGCCGTGCTGGACACTCGAATGCTGCTGGAAAAGTTCAGGCCGCGGTTCGCCGGGATGAGCGGAATCTGCGCGGGTGACCGGAGGCGCGTCCGCCTCGGTGATCTCGTCGTCGCCGAGTGCGCGTACCACTTCGAGGAAGGCAAGACTGGCAGAGACAGCGATGGCCAGCTCTTCCACCTGCCGGAGGGCATCACCTACGGGCCGTCGGAGAGTGTCCTACGCCTCGTCCAGGGGTACGAAGGCTGGCGAGCATCCGTCCGGGAGGTCGCGCGGCGCCTACTGGGCGTCGACGAGCTGCCCCGACGCGTCGGCGCGATCATGGCGTCGGGCATGGCGGTCCGCACCGACGACCCTTTCACGGAGCTACAGCGCCAGCATCGAAGCGCCTGGGCGCTCGACATGGAGGCGGCCGCCTTCTATCTGGCGCTGCGGGGTTTCCCCGGCACCGACGGGCTTGTCGTCAAGGGCGTCGCCGACCATGCCGACCAGACGAAGGGGGATTCCTACCACGAGTTCGCCGCGCAGGCCTCGGCGTCCTACCTCCTCTCCTTCATTCAGGACTGCGTCCCCAGGGAGTCTCCGCGAGGCCCGACCCAGAGTGACGCCGAGTGCTCCGCCCGCCGGGACTGGGAGAACGCCCCGGACGTCCCCGTCTTCTTCGGCCGCGCGCGGGAACTCGCCCAGCTCGATCAGTGGCTGACCGCCGATCGCTGCCGAATTGTCTCGATTACGGGTCTGCGAGGAATTGGGAAGACAAGACTGTCGGTCAGGCTGGGTCGCGGCGGAATCGGGAAAACCGACCTGTCGCTGCAGGTCGCCCACGGAATCGAGGACCAGTTCGACTTCGTGGTCTGGCGCCGGCTGCTCAACGCGCCGAAGGCCACGGACCTCGTCGCGGACCTGATCACGTTCCTGTCCGGCCAGCGGGAGGCGATCCTTCCTGACTCGCTGGACGAGCGGCTGTCCCGGCTGCTGCACTACCTGCGTTCCGCCCGCTGCCTGGTGATCCTGGACAACGTGGAGTCGATCCTGCAGAGCGGCGAAGACGCGGGCACCTACCTGCCGGGGTATGCCGACTACGGCGAGTTCTTCGCTCAGCTCGCTGACGTCCCGCACGAGAGCTCCTTCCTGCTCACCAGCCGGGAGAAGGTCCCGGAGATCGCGCGGAGGGAGAGCAGGACGGGCCCGGTCCGGTCGCTGGAACTGAAAGGGCTGGGTACCGCCGACAGCAGACGAGTCTTTGCCAGCGTCGGCACGTTCTCCGGTACCCGAGAGGACTGGCGCCAGATCGCGTTGCTGTACAGCGGGAACCCGCTCGCGCTGGAGATGGCGGCCCGGCATGTCAGGGAGGTGTTCTACGGAAGCATCACCGCATTCCTTCGTGATGGGACGCCTGTCTTCGCCGACCTGCAGGACCTGCTCGACTGGCATTTCGGGCGGTTGTCGGACCGGCACCTGGAGGTGATGGACTGGCTCGCGGTCAATCGCGAGGCGACGTCGCTCGGAGCGCTGCGCGAGGACATCCTCGGTGCCAGCGGCAAGGCAGCCGTGTCCAGCACGCTGGACTCCCTGCAGAAGCTGGTCCCGCTGGAGCGCGGTCCCCGCGGATTCACCCTGCAACCGGTGCTCATCGAGTACGTGACGAGGCGGTTCATCGAGCGAGCGGCAGCCGACTTCGGCACCGGGTCCCGTGGTCTCCTGAACTCGCACGCCCTGCTGAAGACCTCAGTCGCCGAGTACGTGCGGGAGGCGCAGGAGGCTCTCGTGCTGGAGCCGCTCGCCGTGCGGCTTCTCGAGGCTCACGGCGGGCTGACGGGCCTCGAAGAGATGATCAAGAAGACACTTTCCCAGCTCCGGGACGGACTGGGCCCGCAGGCAGGCTACGCCGCGGGCAACCTGATCAACCTCCTCCGTCACCTGGGGGTGGACCTCACCGGCTACGACTTCTCCCGGCTGCCGATCTGGCACGCCTACCTGCCGGGCGCGCGGCTGCGTAGCGTGGACTTCTCGGCCGCGCATTTCGTCGAGCCGGCCTTCAGCGATGCCTTCGGAATAGTCTTCGCGGTCGGTTTCAGCCCGCGGGGCGATCTGCTCGCCGCCGGGACCTCCTACGGGAACGCGCAGCTCTGGAACCCGGCGGACGGTGCCCTCATCGCGTCATTCGGCTCGCACACCGATCAGGTTCGCGCCGTTTCCTTCAGCCCGGACGGTTCGCTGCTCGCGACGGGCAGCGAGGATCAGACAGTTCGCCTGTGGGAGACGGCGACGGGAACCTGCTGCGGCATTCTGACCGGGCATGAGGGGCGAGTCTGGTCGCTCGCCTTCAGCTCGGACGGCCGCCTGCTCGCGACCGTCAGCGACGACCGGACGGCCCGACTGTGGGACGTGCGCGCCGGGACCTGCGCCCTGGTCCTGCGTGGGCATTCCGACTGGGTCAGGTCTGTCCGCTTCACCCCCGACGGCGCCACCCTCGTGACGGGTGGGGAGGACGGGACGGTGCGGCTGTGGGACACGGCGACGGGAGTCTGCCGGAACGTCCTGCGTGGTCATGACGGACGGGTCAAGTCGGTCGCGGTCAGCCCGAACGGCCAGGTCATCCTGACCGGCGCGCAGGATGGAACGGTGCGGTCCTGGGACGCCGGCACAGGGCGCTGCGTGGCCGTGCTGTCCGGGCATGGCGCGCAGGTGCAGTCGGTGGCCATCAGCCCGAACGGCCGCGTCGCCGCCAGCGGCGGAGTGGATCAGGTCGTCCGGATCTGGGACCTGGACAGCGGTCGGTGCGTGCACGCGCTGCGCAGACACACCGGCTCTGTCTACGCGGTCGCGTTCAGCCCGGACGGCGCGGTGCTCGTCAGCGGGGGACAGGACCAGACGATCAGGTTCTGGGACACCAGGACAGGGCATTGCGTCCGGACGCTGCACAGCGAGACCCGATCGGTCTACGCTGTCGGGTTCAGCCCGGACGGTGCCCTGGTGGCGAGCGGCAACCGCGACAGCTCGGTCCGGATCTGGGACGCGTCGAGCGGGCAGCCGACCGGCGCGTTGCACGGTCATGGTGACTGGGTCCGGTCGGTGGCCTTCAGCCCCGACGGCCAGACGATAGCGAGCGGCAGCGAGGACCTGACCGTGCGCCTCTGGGACGTGTCCGCCCAACGGTGCGTCCTGGTCCTGCGCGGGCACACCGACCTGCTGCGGTCCGTGGCGTTCAGCCCGGACGGCCTCCTCCTCGCGAGCGCGAGCGAGGACCAGACGGTACGTCTGTGGAACGCCCGCGCTGGCCACTGCCACCAGGTGCTGCAGGGCCACAGCGGCCGCGTCTGGGCAGTTGCCTTCGCCCCCGCTGGCGGCCTGCTCGTCTCCGCGTCGGACGACCGGACGGTGCGGGTCTGGGACCTCGCGACGTTCACCTGCCTGCGCGTGCTGACCGGTCACGATGACTGGGTGCGCGCGGTCGCGATCAGCCCCGACGGGCGGACGATCGCCAGCGGTAGCCAGGACCAGACCGTGCGCCTCTGGGACACGTCCAGCGGAGAATGCCGCCAGGTGCTGCGGGGGCATGCCGACTGGGTCCGCGCCGTCGCCTTCAGTTCCGACGGGCAGACCGTCGCGAGCGGCGGCCAGGACCAGGTTGTCCGTCTCTGGGACACCGTGGCCGGCAGGTCCCGGGCGGTCCTGCGTGGACACACGGACGGGGTTTTCGCGCTGAGTTTCAGCCCGCGTCACGCCGCCCTCGCCAGTGGCGGCAACGACGGCACGGTCCGGATCTGGGATCCCACGACCGCCGAGTGCCGGGCGGTGCTGCGTGGCGAGGGCCCTTACGAGCACATGGACATCACCGGCGCCACCGGCCTCACCGCGGCGCAACGGAAGATCCTGAAGGTCCTGGGCGCCGTCGACGTCTGA
- a CDS encoding NUDIX domain-containing protein produces MPGRDHLQLRLALDLAILTVRNGRLQVLVVERANEPFRGQSALPGGFLREGEDLREAAERELAEETGLDGSGLHLEQLATYGAPDRDPRGRVVSVAYLALAPDLPVPAAGSDARDAGWHPVDEIRGELAFDHAQILDDAVEHARSRLEYTTLATAFCGREFTIGDLRTVYEAVWSAPLDPRNFSRKVLRTEGFIVPTGGKRIPEKGRPAALYRAGRARSLTPPLLRHGVGSDTADSP; encoded by the coding sequence ATGCCTGGAAGGGATCATCTGCAGCTGCGCCTGGCTCTGGACCTGGCGATCCTGACGGTGCGCAACGGCCGGCTGCAGGTGCTGGTTGTCGAGCGGGCCAATGAGCCGTTCCGTGGGCAGTCGGCGCTGCCCGGCGGGTTTCTGCGGGAGGGTGAGGACCTGCGGGAGGCGGCCGAGCGGGAGCTGGCCGAGGAGACGGGCCTGGATGGGTCGGGTCTGCATCTGGAACAGCTGGCCACCTACGGCGCACCCGATCGTGATCCGCGTGGTCGAGTCGTGAGCGTGGCGTACCTCGCGCTCGCTCCCGACCTGCCGGTCCCGGCGGCCGGGTCCGACGCGCGGGACGCCGGGTGGCATCCGGTCGACGAGATCCGGGGGGAGCTCGCCTTCGACCACGCCCAGATCCTCGATGACGCGGTGGAACACGCCAGATCCCGCCTGGAGTACACGACGCTGGCCACCGCCTTCTGCGGCCGAGAATTCACCATCGGGGATCTTCGCACCGTCTACGAGGCGGTATGGAGCGCCCCGCTCGACCCGCGGAACTTCAGTCGAAAGGTCTTGCGCACCGAGGGCTTCATCGTCCCGACCGGTGGAAAGCGGATTCCGGAGAAAGGTAGGCCGGCTGCGTTGTACCGGGCTGGCCGGGCGCGCAGTCTCACGCCGCCCTTGCTGCGGCACGGAGTCGGCTCGGACACCGCGGACAGTCCGTGA
- a CDS encoding Nif3-like dinuclear metal center hexameric protein: MTDHPTAPPAAPPAAPPAAGTGQPATVADCVAALEDAYPPGFAESWDAVGLSVGEPGAEVRRVHFAVDPTVEVAAEAVALGAGLLVTHHPLFLRGVHGVATTTAGGRVVTTLIRAGAALFTAHTNADVACRGVNDALAAALGLADVRPLAEGRDSPGLGRVGELPATEPLSAFCARVAGALPATATGVRATGGPDRLVRRVAVCGGSGGELASAAAAAGADVFLTADGRHHHVLDAVAALPVTIVDVAHWASEWPWLDYAAERLSSALAARGRTVVTSVSTVVTDPWRLHLPQPGG, translated from the coding sequence ATGACCGATCACCCGACCGCGCCTCCGGCCGCGCCTCCGGCCGCGCCACCGGCCGCGGGCACCGGGCAGCCGGCGACCGTGGCCGACTGCGTCGCGGCCCTGGAGGACGCCTACCCGCCCGGGTTCGCCGAGTCGTGGGACGCCGTCGGGCTGTCGGTCGGTGAGCCGGGTGCCGAGGTGCGCCGGGTCCACTTCGCCGTCGACCCGACCGTGGAGGTCGCTGCCGAGGCGGTCGCGCTCGGCGCCGGTCTGCTGGTCACGCACCACCCGTTGTTCCTACGTGGCGTGCACGGCGTCGCCACCACGACCGCGGGCGGCCGGGTCGTCACGACGCTGATCCGGGCCGGGGCCGCACTCTTCACCGCGCACACCAATGCCGATGTGGCCTGCCGCGGCGTCAACGACGCGCTCGCCGCCGCGCTCGGCCTGGCCGACGTCCGCCCGCTCGCCGAGGGCCGGGACAGCCCGGGGCTCGGCCGGGTCGGTGAGCTGCCGGCGACCGAGCCGCTGTCCGCGTTCTGCGCCCGGGTCGCGGGCGCGCTCCCGGCCACCGCCACCGGCGTCCGCGCCACCGGCGGCCCCGACCGGCTGGTTCGCCGCGTCGCCGTCTGCGGCGGCTCGGGCGGCGAGCTCGCCAGCGCGGCGGCGGCGGCCGGCGCGGACGTGTTCCTCACCGCCGACGGGCGCCACCACCACGTGCTCGACGCGGTCGCCGCGCTCCCGGTCACGATCGTCGACGTGGCGCACTGGGCCAGCGAGTGGCCGTGGCTCGACTACGCGGCCGAGCGGCTGAGCTCCGCCCTCGCCGCCCGCGGCCGTACCGTGGTCACGTCGGTGTCGACCGTTGTCACCGACCCGTGGCGGCTGCACCTCCCCCAGCCCGGCGGCTAG
- a CDS encoding C4-type zinc ribbon domain-containing protein produces the protein MKADPATQLRLLDLQDLDSGLDRLVARRRDLPELAVIAERTKVVESLKADIVRVETEISDLGRAQRRLDDEIDLVRSRADRDRRRMESGQIGNARELENLQAELASLARRQGVLEDEALEKMEAAEELDGRLVKLAAERDRVQVELDAAARGRDAAFAQIDAQAGEQRGRRAALAPELPAPLVTLYEKIRAASSGVGAAKLVRRRCEGCHLELSGAELREVASAAPDDVVRCEECRRILVRTAESGL, from the coding sequence ATGAAGGCCGACCCAGCCACCCAGCTCCGCCTCCTCGACCTGCAGGACCTCGACTCCGGCCTGGACCGGCTGGTGGCCCGCCGCCGCGACCTGCCGGAGCTGGCCGTCATCGCCGAGCGCACGAAGGTCGTCGAGTCACTGAAGGCCGACATCGTCCGGGTCGAGACCGAGATCAGTGACCTGGGCCGGGCCCAGCGCCGGCTCGACGACGAGATCGACCTGGTCCGGTCGCGTGCCGACCGGGACCGCCGCCGGATGGAGTCCGGCCAGATCGGCAACGCCCGCGAGCTGGAGAACCTGCAGGCCGAGCTGGCGTCGCTGGCCCGCCGCCAGGGGGTGCTCGAGGACGAGGCGCTGGAGAAGATGGAAGCCGCCGAGGAGCTCGACGGCCGGCTGGTGAAGCTCGCCGCCGAGCGCGACCGGGTCCAGGTCGAGCTCGACGCCGCCGCACGCGGCCGTGACGCGGCGTTCGCCCAGATCGACGCGCAGGCCGGCGAGCAGCGCGGGCGGCGGGCCGCGCTCGCCCCGGAGCTGCCCGCGCCGCTGGTGACGCTCTACGAGAAGATCCGCGCGGCGTCAAGCGGGGTCGGCGCGGCGAAGCTGGTCCGCCGCCGCTGCGAGGGCTGCCACCTGGAGCTGTCCGGCGCCGAGCTGCGGGAGGTCGCGTCGGCGGCGCCCGACGATGTGGTCCGCTGCGAGGAGTGCCGCCGGATCCTGGTCCGCACCGCCGAGTCGGGGCTCTAG
- a CDS encoding bifunctional RNase H/acid phosphatase, translating into MAAKVVIEADGGSRGNPGPAGYGALVRDADSGALLAERAGAIGVATNNVAEYQGLIAGLRAAAEVAPDADVEVRMDSKLVVEQMSGRWKIKHPAMRPLAAEAADLVAARLAPVRYRWVPRERNKDADRLANEAMDAAAAGRTWEPSTPQSPDPAPVASPTTRRLTGWVAPPAPATWTVLLRHGQTKVSVEKRFGGRVDAPLTDVGLAQAASAAARLRGEAFDAVISSPLRRARQTAEAALPGLVPAAGRDEVAFVVDEQLRETDFGVWEGLTFAEARERHPDELSAWLADPAVPPPGGESLAATIERVRRALDRHRADHPGGRLLVVTHMGPIKSAASLALAAGPGIFYRLHLDLASLTTIAWYADGPAVVHTFNDVSHLPSASLAGE; encoded by the coding sequence GTGGCGGCGAAGGTCGTCATCGAGGCCGACGGCGGCTCGCGGGGGAACCCTGGTCCCGCTGGCTACGGCGCGTTGGTGCGGGACGCCGACAGCGGCGCCCTGCTGGCCGAGCGGGCCGGCGCGATCGGCGTCGCCACCAACAACGTCGCCGAGTACCAGGGGCTGATCGCCGGGCTGCGGGCCGCGGCCGAGGTCGCGCCCGACGCCGACGTCGAGGTCCGGATGGACTCGAAGCTCGTCGTCGAGCAGATGAGCGGCCGCTGGAAGATCAAGCATCCGGCCATGCGGCCGCTGGCGGCCGAGGCGGCCGACCTGGTCGCCGCCCGGCTGGCGCCGGTCCGCTACCGGTGGGTGCCGCGCGAGCGCAACAAGGACGCCGACCGGCTGGCCAACGAGGCGATGGACGCGGCGGCCGCGGGCCGCACCTGGGAGCCGTCGACGCCGCAGTCCCCCGACCCGGCGCCGGTCGCGTCGCCGACGACGCGCCGGCTGACCGGCTGGGTCGCGCCGCCCGCGCCTGCGACCTGGACTGTGCTGCTGCGCCACGGGCAGACGAAGGTCTCCGTCGAGAAGCGGTTCGGCGGCCGGGTCGACGCGCCGCTGACCGACGTCGGCCTGGCCCAGGCCGCGTCGGCGGCGGCCCGGCTGCGCGGGGAGGCGTTCGACGCGGTGATCAGCTCGCCGCTGCGGCGCGCCCGCCAGACGGCCGAGGCGGCGCTACCGGGTCTCGTCCCGGCGGCGGGGCGTGACGAGGTGGCGTTCGTCGTCGACGAGCAGCTGCGGGAGACCGACTTCGGGGTCTGGGAGGGGCTGACGTTCGCCGAGGCGCGCGAACGCCACCCGGACGAGCTCTCCGCCTGGCTCGCCGACCCGGCCGTCCCGCCGCCCGGCGGGGAGAGCCTCGCGGCGACGATCGAACGGGTCCGGCGTGCGCTCGACCGCCACCGCGCTGACCACCCGGGCGGGCGCCTGCTGGTCGTCACCCACATGGGGCCGATCAAGTCGGCGGCGTCGCTGGCGCTGGCCGCCGGGCCGGGGATCTTCTACCGGCTCCATCTGGACCTGGCGTCGCTGACGACCATCGCCTGGTACGCGGACGGGCCGGCTGTCGTGCACACCTTCAACGACGTGAGCCACCTGCCTTCCGCGTCCCTGGCCGGCGAGTAG
- a CDS encoding LON peptidase substrate-binding domain-containing protein, giving the protein MTDDPTDAGGAAGDDPADGAATGGQGAPRGGASEPPTERLALFPLGTVLLPGLLLPLQIFEPRYRELVGELLDLPDDVPRQFGVVAIKLGREVGALTPELYQVGCTALVRRAEQLPDGRYSLRTVGERRFVLRSVDAESRPYLVGDVTYLADDSGDAQAAGALVPVVQGLLHDYTAKLAENKALDIELPDLPDDPVTLSYLVAAAVVPDIARRQELLEAPNALSRLRAEQSLLRRELGLLNSITTVASPNLARIPPSLN; this is encoded by the coding sequence GTGACGGACGATCCCACCGACGCGGGCGGCGCGGCGGGCGACGACCCGGCAGACGGCGCCGCGACAGGCGGCCAGGGCGCGCCACGCGGCGGTGCGAGCGAGCCGCCGACCGAGCGGCTGGCGCTCTTCCCGCTGGGGACCGTGCTACTGCCCGGCCTGCTCCTGCCGCTACAGATCTTCGAACCGCGCTATCGGGAGCTCGTCGGCGAGCTGCTCGACCTGCCCGACGACGTGCCCCGCCAGTTCGGCGTCGTCGCGATCAAGCTGGGCCGCGAGGTCGGCGCGCTGACCCCCGAGCTGTACCAGGTCGGCTGCACGGCACTGGTTCGCCGGGCGGAGCAGCTCCCGGACGGCCGCTACTCGCTGCGGACAGTCGGCGAACGCCGGTTCGTGCTGCGCTCCGTCGACGCCGAGAGCCGGCCCTACCTCGTCGGCGACGTCACCTACCTGGCCGACGACAGCGGCGACGCCCAGGCCGCCGGGGCCCTGGTGCCAGTGGTCCAGGGCCTGCTGCACGACTACACCGCGAAGCTCGCCGAGAACAAGGCCCTCGACATCGAGCTGCCCGACCTGCCCGACGACCCGGTCACGCTGTCCTACCTGGTCGCGGCGGCCGTCGTGCCCGACATCGCGCGGCGCCAGGAGCTGCTCGAGGCGCCGAACGCCCTGAGCCGCCTGCGCGCCGAGCAGTCCCTGCTGCGCCGCGAGCTCGGCCTGCTGAACTCGATCACGACGGTCGCCAGCCCCAACCTGGCCCGCATCCCGCCCAGCCTCAACTAA
- a CDS encoding ferredoxin, which translates to MKVVVDFDVCESNAICVGLVPSVFELDDNEYLSVEEEPDESLRPDIEKAVRACPKQAIKIVD; encoded by the coding sequence ATGAAGGTCGTCGTCGACTTCGACGTCTGTGAGAGCAACGCGATCTGTGTCGGGCTCGTCCCGTCGGTTTTCGAGCTGGACGACAACGAGTACCTCTCCGTCGAGGAGGAGCCCGACGAGTCGCTGCGGCCGGACATCGAGAAGGCCGTGCGCGCCTGCCCGAAGCAGGCCATCAAGATCGTCGACTAG
- a CDS encoding enoyl-CoA hydratase-related protein yields the protein MTDHVLTETAGGVLTVRINRPDKRNAITQDMYQALGDALTGAEADASVRVVVFTGSGGAFTAGNELADIAERDVLEPSGPTARFIRALIDTSKVLVAEVDGAAIGIGTTMLLHCDLVYVTARSKFGMPFVNLGVVPEAASSVLLPRVAGPGRAAGLLLFGDTFGAAEAAEAGIVTEVLPDAEALRARVADRVEALLARPAGALAAVRRLLHPETLAAELHTAAALEGVVFTAASKTPDAQAAIARITKR from the coding sequence ATGACCGACCACGTGCTGACCGAGACCGCCGGCGGGGTGCTGACCGTCCGGATCAACCGGCCGGACAAGCGCAACGCGATCACGCAGGACATGTACCAGGCGCTCGGCGACGCCCTCACGGGCGCCGAGGCCGACGCGTCCGTCCGCGTCGTCGTCTTCACCGGCAGCGGGGGCGCCTTCACCGCCGGCAACGAGCTGGCGGACATCGCCGAGCGGGACGTGCTGGAGCCGTCGGGACCGACGGCCCGGTTCATCCGGGCCCTCATCGACACCTCGAAGGTCCTGGTCGCCGAGGTCGACGGCGCGGCGATCGGCATCGGCACGACCATGCTGCTGCACTGCGACCTCGTCTACGTGACGGCACGGTCGAAGTTCGGGATGCCGTTCGTCAACCTCGGGGTGGTGCCGGAGGCCGCGTCGTCGGTGCTGCTGCCACGGGTGGCCGGCCCGGGCCGGGCGGCGGGGCTGCTGCTGTTCGGGGACACGTTCGGCGCGGCCGAGGCCGCCGAGGCTGGCATCGTCACCGAGGTGCTCCCGGACGCCGAGGCGCTGCGGGCGAGGGTCGCCGACCGGGTCGAGGCGCTGCTGGCCCGCCCGGCCGGGGCGCTCGCGGCCGTGCGCCGGCTGCTGCACCCCGAAACGTTGGCCGCCGAGCTGCACACCGCCGCGGCGTTGGAGGGCGTGGTCTTCACGGCCGCCTCCAAGACCCCCGACGCCCAGGCCGCGATCGCCCGCATCACCAAGCGTTAA